The Styela clava chromosome 2, kaStyClav1.hap1.2, whole genome shotgun sequence genome contains a region encoding:
- the LOC144431992 gene encoding zinc finger BED domain-containing protein 5-like yields MKKENLKRHYETKHPELKNLDGDIRKSEIEEFQRNLYPQKLVMTSFCSTNVLTLSYEVSELIAKKLKPYDDGAWVKEILVKAAEKLAPKSVYLYQRLSLSRPTVCDRIKEMGQDIEDILKKRAEKYENFSVCLDETTDNKNTAQLAIFFRGVTADFQIDENLLSLKSMHETTRGEDVLLKLLQASFQRL; encoded by the coding sequence atgaaaaaagaaaatttaaaacgTCACTACGAGACCAAACATCCTGAGTTGAAAAATTTGGATGGGGATATCAGAAAAAGTGAGATAGAAGAATTTCAGAGAAATTTGTATCCGCAAAAGCTTGTCATGACTTCCTTTTGTAGCACGAACGTGCTCACTTTGAGCTATGAAGTATCGGAATTGATCGCTAAAAAGCTTAAGCCTTATGACGATGGGGCATGGGTCAAGGAAATACTCGTAAAAGCAGCTGAAAAGTTGGCTCCAAAGTCGGTTTATTTGTATCAGAGGCTGAGTTTGTCTCGGCCTACTGTTTGTGACCGCATAAAAGAAATGGGTCAAGATATTGAAGATATTCTCAAAAAAAGAGCAGAGAAATACGAAAACTTTTCCGTTTGTCTCGATGAAACAACGGACAACAAGAATACCGCGCAGTTGGCAATATTTTTTCGGGGAGTTACAGCGGATTTTCAAATTGATGAAAACTTGCTATCTCTAAAATCGATGCACGAAACTACTCGTGGCGAAGATGTGCTTCTAAAGCTGCTTCAAGCAAGTTTTCAAAGACTTTGA
- the LOC144431991 gene encoding general transcription factor II-I repeat domain-containing protein 2-like — MLARFHSLLPEIVEFRNLEKCPLTVLEDENWLCDLGFIVDITKHLNDLNVQLEGPDQLLHSMYSKIKSFTPMLDLCCLLERFNARFTDIKSKKLELDIFSIPFIVTPASAPSELQLELMKLQSDDTLKAMYLNMPLLEFYRVYVSKKEFPNLRASALKWSSVFGSTYLCEQFFSKMKYTKSRYRSRLTDENLGLQLRVSTSSICPNIERLVKKKEYRKSH, encoded by the exons ATGTTAGCGCGCTTTCATTCTCTTTTACCAGAAATTGTTGAGTTTCGAAATTTGGAGAAATGTCCGTTGACTGTGCTGGAAGATGAAAACTGGTTGTGCGACTTGGGATTTATAGTAGATATCACAAAGCATTTAAACGACTTGAACGTGCAACTTGAAGGACCAGATCAACTATTGCACTCGATGTATTCCAAGATCAAGTCTTTTACGCCAATGCTTGATCTCTGCTG TCTCTTGGAAAGATTCAATGCTAGATTTACGGATATCAAAAGCAAGAAGCTGGAGCTTGATATCTTTTCTATTCCCTTCATTGTCACACCTGCTTCTGCACCCTCCGAGCTTCAACTCGAACTCATGAAACTACAAAGCGATGACACGCTGAAAGCAATGTATCTGAATATGCCGTTGCTTGAATTTTATCGTGTTTATGTATCAAAGAAAGAGTTTCCAAACTTGAGAGCTAGCGCTCTTAAATGGTCATCTGTTTTCGGAAGCACCTATTTATGcgaacaatttttttctaaaatgaaatatacaaaaagtCGATACAGGTCAAGGCTGACAGACGAAAATCTTGGTCTGCAATTGAGAGTTTCCACATCGTCAATTTGTCCTAATATTGAACGATTAGTAAAAAAGAAAGAATACCGAAAATCTCACTAA